In Polaromonas sp. JS666, one genomic interval encodes:
- a CDS encoding cytochrome c oxidase subunit II yields the protein MVFAYVLIVIVIGSVLFHFVSPWTATPLASNWQSMDDTLTITLAVTGLFFVVINFFVAYTLLRYRHREGSRAAYEPENRKLERWLIGITSVGIALLLAPGLLVYAKYVNAPGDAIVLEILGQQWQWYYRFPGTDSKLGLTDARFVSAANPFGLNPGDPAGQDDFLIAGTEVHLPLNKPVKVLLRSHDVLHDFFVPPFRARMNIVPGQVSTFWFTPTVIGRYEAMCAQLCGIGHPNMRGHVVVEDDAKFQTWLKAQSTFAVALASASRAANAPPAGADNRVAQGQALAQSRGCAACHTVDGSARVGPTWKGLYGATRPLADGSTVLADEGYLRRSILEPQAQVVQGFPPIMPPASLGDEEMAALLAYIQSLGGVTPAAPAPAAGQKAQQ from the coding sequence ATGGTTTTTGCTTATGTCCTCATTGTCATCGTCATCGGGTCGGTGCTGTTCCACTTTGTCAGTCCCTGGACGGCGACGCCGCTGGCCTCGAACTGGCAGTCGATGGACGATACGCTGACGATCACGCTGGCAGTCACTGGCCTCTTTTTCGTCGTCATCAATTTTTTCGTCGCTTACACCCTGCTGCGCTATCGCCACCGCGAGGGCAGCCGCGCCGCCTATGAGCCCGAGAACCGGAAACTGGAGCGCTGGCTGATCGGGATCACCTCGGTAGGCATCGCATTGCTGCTGGCACCCGGGCTGCTGGTCTATGCGAAATACGTCAATGCGCCGGGCGATGCCATCGTGCTGGAGATACTGGGCCAGCAGTGGCAGTGGTACTACCGCTTTCCCGGCACGGACAGCAAGCTGGGCCTGACGGACGCGCGCTTCGTCAGCGCCGCCAACCCGTTCGGGCTGAACCCCGGCGACCCGGCCGGGCAGGACGACTTTCTCATCGCGGGCACCGAGGTACACCTGCCACTGAACAAGCCGGTCAAGGTGCTGCTGCGCTCACACGATGTGCTGCACGATTTCTTCGTTCCGCCGTTCCGCGCGCGCATGAACATCGTGCCCGGCCAGGTGAGCACGTTCTGGTTCACCCCCACGGTGATTGGCCGTTACGAGGCGATGTGCGCCCAGCTGTGCGGCATCGGTCATCCCAATATGCGTGGCCATGTGGTGGTGGAGGACGACGCCAAATTCCAGACCTGGTTGAAGGCGCAATCCACCTTTGCGGTGGCGCTGGCCAGCGCCAGCCGCGCCGCGAACGCGCCACCCGCTGGTGCCGACAACCGGGTGGCCCAGGGGCAGGCGCTGGCCCAGTCCAGGGGCTGCGCCGCCTGCCATACCGTCGACGGCAGTGCCCGTGTCGGGCCGACCTGGAAGGGACTGTACGGCGCAACGCGCCCGCTGGCGGACGGCTCGACGGTGCTGGCCGATGAGGGCTATTTGAGGCGCTCCATCCTCGAGCCCCAGGCCCAGGTGGTGCAGGGCTTCCCGCCCATCATGCCGCCGGCCAGCCTGGGCGACGAGGAGATGGCCGCGTTGCTGGCCTACATCCAGTCGCTGGGCGGCGTCACTCCGGCTGCACCAGCTCCCGCAGCCGGGCAGAAGGCGCAGCAGTGA